From one Erinaceus europaeus chromosome 4, mEriEur2.1, whole genome shotgun sequence genomic stretch:
- the PRDM13 gene encoding PR domain zinc finger protein 13, with product MYAAARAPATSVSADCCIPAGLRLGPVPGTFKLGKYLSDRREPGPKKKVRMVRGELVDESGGSPLEWIGLIRAARNSQEQTLEAIADLPGGQIFYRALRDVQPGEELTVWYSNSLAQWFDIPMTATPTHDEKGEERYICWYCWRAFRYPNSLKAHLRFHCALSGRAAPQPDLPARPGAAPAASPKPAPDLPAAGAPRPPPPPAPAPACGAREGIKREASSAPTSHPGRWGAPKKGRDPAERALDVSGAARGHGPSLGFYPGVRSAFKPAGPARAAAAAHADPYREEGGGPAGAGLAWGRLLGGARAGGRGAIGQQAGHPHAHPHPPHPQPKCLLAGDPPPPPPPPGLALRGLPLLPGPAGGASAFKHVERGPPAAALPGARYAPPPPAPGLRLERCALPALPALPAFPGADCGHLPAVMPAFAVCGGELLCGSPAAAAAAAAYYPLRLHLGGLLKYPEPLSYFGGPAAPAALGPAELGPLASIDRELALHARQLSEAGKGRGRLDVVAAGGAGGAAAGAAAGAAAGKPKAGHLCLYCGKLYSRKYGLKIHMRTHTGYKPLKCKVCLRPFGDPSNLNKHVRLHAEGHTPYRCEHCGKVLVRRRDLERHVKSRHPGHGPLAAAKADDAPGAPAGQPQSDHDSDVDVCFTEDHGDPEAGAGGPRGP from the exons ATGTACGCGGCCGCCCGCGCCCCGGCCACCAGCGTGAGCGCCGACTGCTGCATCCCCGCCGGCCTGCGCCTCGGCCCGGTGCCCGGGACCTTCAAGCTCGGCAAGTACCTGTCAGACCGCAGGGAGCCCGGGCCCAAGAAAAAG GTACGCATGGTGAGAGGGGAGCTGGTGGACGAGTCGGGGGGCTCCCCTCTGGAGTGGATAGGCCTAATCCGCGCAGCCAGGAACTCCCAGGAACAGACTCTGGAAGCTATTGCGGACTTACCTGGAGGACAG ATATTCTACCGTGCACTCCGAGATGTCCAGCCAGGGGAGGAGCTGACCGTGTGGTATTCCAACTCCTTGGCTCAGTGGTTCGACATCCCCATGACTGCGACCCCAACACATGATGAGAAAG ggGAGGAGCGCTACATCTGCTGGTACTGCTGGAGGGCGTTCCGGTACCCCAACAGCCTCAAGGCGCACCTGCGCTTCCACTGCGCGCTCAGCGGCCGCGCCGCCCCGCAGCCCGACCTCCCCGCGCGCCCGGGCGCCGCCCCCGCCGCGTCCCCGAAGCCCGCGCCCGACCTCCCCGCGGCTGGCGCCCCccggcccccgccgcccccggccccggccccggcctgcGGGGCGCGCGAGGGCATCAAGCGCGAGGCCTCTTCGGCTCCCACGTCGCACCCGGGCAGGTGGGGCGCGCCCAAGAAGGGCAGAGATCCGGCGGAGCGCGCCCTGGACGTGAGCGGGGCCGCCCGGGGCCACGGCCCGTCGCTCGGCTTCTACCCCGGGGTGCGCTCGGCTTTCAAGCCCGCCGGCCCGGCCCGGGCGGCGGCGGCCGCGCACGCAGACCCCTACCGGGAGGAGGGCGGCGGCCCGGCCGGGGCGGGGCTGGCCTGGGGGCGGCTGCTGGggggcgcgcgggcgggcgggcgcggggCGATCGGGCAGCAGGCGGGCCACCCCCACGCGCACCCGCATCCCCCGCACCCCCAGCCCAAGTGCCTGCTGGCCGGggacccgccgccgccgccgccgccgcccggcctGGCCCTGCGCGGCCTCCCGCTGCTGCCCGGGCCCGCGGGTGGGGCGTCGGCCTTCAAGCACGTGGAGCGCggcccgcccgccgccgccctGCCCGGAGCGCGCtacgcgccgccgccgcccgcgccgGGCCTCCGCCTGGAGCGCTGCGCCCTGCCCGCCCTGCCCGCCCTGCCCGCCTTCCCCGGCGCCGACTGCGGCCACCTGCCCGCCGTCATGCCGGCCTTCGCGGTGTGCGGCGGAGAGCTGCTGTGCGGCtccccggccgccgccgccgccgccgccgcctacTACCCGCTCAGACTGCACCTCGGCGGGCTGCTCAAGTACCCCGAGCCGCTGTCTTATTTCGGGGGCCCCGCCGCCCCCGCGGCTCTCGGCCCGGCCGAGCTGGGCCCGCTGGCGAGCATCGACCGGGAGCTCGCCCTGCACGCGCGGCAGCTGTCCGAGGCGGGCAAAGGCCGCGGCCGCCTGGACGTGGTGGCCGCGGGCGGAGCGGGGGGCGCGGCTGCGGGCGCGGCTGCGGGCGCGGCTGCGGGGAAGCCCAAGGCGGGCCACCTGTGTCTGTACTGCGGCAAGCTGTACTCGCGCAAGTACGGGCTCAAGATCCACATGCGGACGCACACGGGCTACAAGCCGCTCAAGTGCAAGGTGTGCCTGCGGCCCTTCGGAGACCCCAGCAACCTCAACAAGCACGTCCGGCTGCACGCCGAGGGCCACACGCCCTACCGCTGCGAGCACTGCGGCAAGGTGCTGGTGCGCCGCCGCGACCTGGAGCGCCACGTCAAGTCCCGCCACCCCGGGCACGGCCCGCTCGCCGCGGCCAAGGCGGACGACGCGCCGGGGGCCCCGGCCGGCCAGCCCCAGAGCGACCACGACAGCGACGTGGACGTCTGCTTCACCGAGGACCACGGCGACCCGGAGGCCGGCGCGGGCGGCCCGCGGGGCCCGTGA